The following proteins are co-located in the Pedobacter sp. FW305-3-2-15-E-R2A2 genome:
- a CDS encoding ATP-binding protein: MKIKTKLRLGFGFLFVVVIFFGAISLFYMNKISLSSKVILKDNYETLNYTSNMRAVLDEHQLPLSVAAKKDFENYLELEGKNVTEKGEGEAVAALRKAYENINNPAASLSDMQAAVTKLRSELRIIDKLNMDAIVRKNDTAQKAIEKAAMYVIFAASICFLILFSFIVNFPGFVANPLREFSEAIREISRKNYKQRLEFNGSDEFAELAVSFNAMAHELNKWENSNLSKIQSEKLRIEAIIEQMQDAIIGLNERKEILFFNKVAGELLNLNGEAVIGQNAEVLMKKNDLLNRILQGKQTEKAMKIYADNKESYFQLEKREITVPVYEGQTDVAMNQTAKAAGEVYILKNITQFKELDEAKTNFIATVSHELKTPISSIKMSLKLMDDERVGMMNVEQKELVQHIREDCGRLLKITSELLDLAQVETGNLQLNFVKSDPRKIAIYAMDSVRFQAEQKNIELELISRNNLPKVNVDVEKTAWVLVNFLSNALRYSAEKSKVVIQVIENAEDIEFSVRDFGKGIEEIYQKRLFDKYFQVPTDGNNKSGSGLGLAISKDFIEAESGKIWVESALGEGSKFCFSLPIDVNG, encoded by the coding sequence ATGAAAATCAAAACCAAACTCCGCCTCGGATTCGGATTCCTGTTTGTGGTGGTTATCTTCTTTGGAGCAATTTCTTTGTTTTACATGAATAAAATCTCGCTGAGTTCCAAAGTGATCCTGAAAGACAATTATGAAACACTGAACTATACGAGCAATATGCGTGCAGTATTGGATGAACATCAACTGCCCCTTTCTGTTGCTGCAAAGAAAGATTTTGAAAACTACCTGGAACTGGAAGGAAAGAACGTGACGGAAAAAGGAGAGGGGGAGGCGGTTGCGGCCTTGCGCAAAGCTTATGAAAATATAAACAACCCTGCTGCGAGCCTGTCTGATATGCAGGCTGCAGTGACTAAGCTGAGGTCAGAGCTCCGGATCATCGATAAATTGAATATGGATGCCATCGTCCGTAAAAATGACACCGCGCAAAAGGCGATAGAAAAAGCGGCCATGTATGTGATCTTTGCCGCTTCAATTTGTTTTCTGATCTTGTTTTCTTTTATCGTTAATTTTCCTGGTTTCGTGGCCAATCCATTAAGGGAGTTTTCGGAAGCGATCCGCGAGATCAGTCGCAAAAACTATAAACAACGCCTGGAATTTAATGGTTCTGATGAATTCGCGGAGCTCGCCGTGTCTTTCAATGCGATGGCCCACGAGCTCAATAAATGGGAAAACAGCAACCTTTCTAAGATTCAATCGGAGAAATTAAGGATTGAAGCGATCATTGAGCAAATGCAGGATGCGATTATCGGTTTGAATGAGCGTAAAGAAATTCTCTTTTTTAATAAGGTTGCAGGAGAACTGTTGAACCTGAATGGAGAAGCGGTGATCGGCCAGAATGCAGAAGTATTAATGAAAAAGAACGATTTGCTGAACCGCATTCTCCAGGGCAAACAGACGGAGAAAGCCATGAAGATCTATGCAGACAATAAAGAATCTTATTTCCAGCTGGAAAAACGGGAAATCACGGTTCCTGTTTACGAAGGACAGACAGATGTGGCCATGAACCAGACGGCAAAAGCTGCAGGAGAGGTCTACATCTTAAAAAATATCACGCAGTTTAAAGAGCTGGATGAAGCGAAGACCAATTTTATCGCTACGGTATCCCATGAATTGAAAACCCCGATTTCTTCCATTAAAATGAGTTTAAAGCTAATGGACGATGAACGGGTAGGCATGATGAATGTAGAACAGAAAGAACTGGTGCAGCACATCCGCGAAGATTGTGGCCGCCTGCTAAAGATCACGAGTGAATTGCTGGACCTTGCACAGGTAGAAACGGGAAACCTTCAGCTGAATTTCGTGAAATCCGACCCCCGAAAGATTGCGATCTATGCCATGGATTCTGTCCGCTTTCAGGCAGAGCAGAAAAATATTGAATTGGAACTGATCAGCAGGAATAATTTGCCTAAGGTGAATGTAGATGTAGAAAAAACAGCATGGGTCCTGGTAAATTTCCTCTCTAATGCACTTCGTTACAGTGCGGAGAAATCGAAAGTCGTGATTCAGGTGATCGAAAATGCAGAAGACATCGAGTTTTCTGTGCGCGATTTTGGAAAAGGAATCGAGGAGATTTATCAAAAGAGATTATTTGATAAGTATTTTCAGGTTCCTACAGATGGCAATAACAAGTCCGGATCGGGATTGGGACTGGCCATTTCTAAAGATTTTATTGAAGCAGAAAGTGGAAAGATCTGGGTAGAAAGCGCATTGGGTGAAGGCAGTAAATTCTGTTTTTCCTTGCCTATTGATGTCAATGGTTAA